The following proteins come from a genomic window of Megalobrama amblycephala isolate DHTTF-2021 linkage group LG1, ASM1881202v1, whole genome shotgun sequence:
- the LOC125280570 gene encoding cytolytic toxin-alpha-like, which translates to MVALTMYLKQPNFIYLCTYIWLATLTGSTYCWKSGFSLPDFMKPKSKTKSEASEPMEVAALGRPLSLGMLYDCRKDSFIPGVTLWDKKSQSENLHSRPQPLTDLKFSSSDSLSSKSNLLEISASLKASFMGGLVEVGGSGKFLRDTKSSNQQSRVTMYYSETTRYEQLTMSQLGKFTYPQVFDQKTATHVVTAVLYGAQAVMVFDRTFSAEENKQDIEGNLSVMVKSIPSFSIEGEGSVKMKENEMKMAEEISCTFHGDILLEQNPTTYMEAIQTYKTLPTLLKENPQNVVPIKVWLHPLHLLDNKAAQLKREITTSLISDTEHIIEELGEAERTCNDLIRNTLANAFSDIKERLQLFQKSFSTYKTMLMEAVGRVLPAVRGGEEEEKTLENILNMHRSSPFSADKLNKWLNEAKSELHILNSNIKILQGIKIKDQVELITTLFDPDVDAVLSLTFTSLKYKDPYLSNLEEFVKSDMFKKLKESKTYTVTSFTKWFNDLNIAMKMRENLSQFRRFAEANKDDKRICFIISAISNPSIAGSSIYLYEKGKLTDRQFQPVSKPSPPIVKNVLAQAVSLQLQKRSGETLRYRVEYKKVKPHSGDEEPWLFIETGYEDFTLNGLEPGKQYLIRYRKAGKVGVSEASDTVNTVPLAEPGIVGGTGGDEFSFKSASYNSFYKIVITYDGDDDDDDMEIHSLNTIEVIFQDYQMIKVGKVAGDYEEVFLFDITDKIVTAKLWPNRQGTRFGGLEFVVEKNNGERRTLSIKRDDLGEPVIVNVGSGKCYGIKGRSGDEIDALGFYFS; encoded by the exons ATGGTGGCACTTACAATGTACCTGAAGCAGCCAAACTTCATTTacttgtgtacatatatatggCTGGCAACCCTAACTGGATCTACATACTGCTGGAAATCTGGATTTTCATTACCTGATTTCATGAAAcccaaaagcaaaacaaagtcTGAAG CATCAGAGCCAATGGAAGTGGCAGCCCTAGGAAGACCTCTGTCTCTTGGAATGCTTTATGACTGCCGCAAAGATTCCTTCATTCCAG gtGTTACTCTGTGGGATAAGAAATCACAGAGTGAAAATTTACACAGTCGTCCACAGCCCCTAACAGATCTGAAATTCAGTAGCTCTGACTCTCTCTCTAGTAAGTCCAACCTCCTGGAGATAAGTGCTTCCCTGAAAGCCAGTTTCATGGGAGGGCTTGTGGAGGTGGGAGGATCTGGAAAGTTCCTGCGTGACACCAAATCCTCCAACCAACAGTCCAGAGTTACAATGTATTACAGTGAAACTACAAGATATGAACAGCTCACTATGTCCCAGCTGGGCAAGTTCACCTACCCTCAGGTGTTCGACCAGAAAACTGCAACTCATGTGGTCACAGCGGTACTGTATGGAGCCCAGGCTGTCATGGTGTTTGATCGGACATTTTCAGCTGAGGAAAACAAGCAGGATATTGAGGGAAATCTGAGTGTTATGGTCAAGAGCATTCCTTCATTTTCCATTGAGGGAGAAGGATCtgtaaaaatgaaagaaaatgaaatgaaaatggcTGAGGAGATCTCCTGCACATTTCATGGGGACATCTTACTTGAGCAGAACCCAACCACATACATGGAAGCCATACAGACATACAAGACACTCCCCACTCTGCTGAAGGAGAATCCACAGAATGTGGTTCCAATCAAAGTCTGGCTCCATCCTCTTCATCTATTGGACAATAAGGCAGCTCAGCTGAAGAGAGAGATTACCACAAGTCTGATTTCTGACACTGAACATATAATCGAAGAGCTGGGAGAGGCAGAGAGGACATGCAATGACCTGATCAGAAACACACTGGCCAATGCTTTCAGTGACATCAAAGAGAGGCTGCAAttatttcagaaatcattcagcACATACAAGACAATGCTTATGGAAGCAGTCGGCAGGGTCTTGCCTGCTGTTcgaggaggagaggaggaggagaagactCTAGAAAACATCCTGAATATGCACAGGAGCTCCCCATTCAGTGCTGACAAGCTTAACAAGTGGTTAAATGAGGCAAAGTCTGAACTTCACATCTTGAATTCTAACATCAAGATTCTACAGGGGATCAAAATTAAAGACCAGGTCGAACTCATTACTACCTTATTTGATCCTGATGTTGATGCAGTGTTGAGCTTGACCTTCACATCTTTGAAGTATAAAGACCCATATCTTTCAAACCTGGAGGAGTTTGTGAAATCTGACATGTTTAAAAAGCTAAAAGAGAGTAAAACTTATACTGTGACATCTTTCACAAAGTGGTTCAATGATTTAAATATCGCAATGAAGATGAGAGAGAACTTGTCTCAATTCAGGAGGTTTGCAGAAGCCAATAAAGATGATAAAAGAATCTGCTTCATTATTTCTGCCATCTCCAATCCCTCCATTGCAGGCTCCTCCATCTATCTGTATGAAAAAGGGaaactgacagacagacagttccAGCCTGTTTCCAAGCCATCCCCACCAATAGTGAAGAATGTCCTGGCCCAAGCGGTGTCCCTTCAACTGCAGAAGAGATCTGGAGAGACATTGCGGTACAGAGTGGAATACAAGAAGGTAAAACCACATTCTGGAGATGAAGAACCATGGCTTTTTATAGAAACAGGTTATGAAGATTTTACTTTGAATGGATTGGAGCCTGGAAAGCAGTACCTGATCCGCTACAGGAAGGCTGGTAAAGTGGGAGTGAGTGAAGCCAGTGATACTGTCAACACTGTCCCTTTAG CAGAACCTGGGATTGTGGGCGGGACAGGTGGTGATGAATTCTCCTTTAAGTCCGCTTCATACAACAGCTTTTATAAAATCGTCATAACTTATGACggggatgatgatgatgatgat ATGGAAATTCACTCATTGAACACAATAGAAGTGATTTTCCAGGATTACCAGATGATTAAAGTTGGCAAGGTAGCAGGAGATTATGAAGAAGTATTTCTCTTTGACATAACTGATAAAATTGTCACTGCAAAACTGTGGCCAAATAGGCAGGGTACCAGATTTGGGGGGTTGGAATTTGtggttgaaaaaaataatggtgAAAGAAGAACATTGTCTATCAAACGTGATGATCTGGGTGAGCCTGTGATTGTTAATGTTGGATCAGGAAAATGTTACGGCATTAAAGGGAGAAGTGGAGATGAAATTGATGCTCTGGGTTTCTACTTCAGTTAG